From a region of the Agrobacterium tumefaciens genome:
- a CDS encoding heme biosynthesis protein HemY encodes MTRILTFVAIVLALGFGFSWLADRPGVLSIVWQGQLIEMSLMVAASIVAALVAVVMLVWWLVNAIWTSPNAARRYFRARKRDRGYQALSTGLIAAGAGNALLARKMTARTQGLLNADQEPLIHLLEAQADLIEGKYNAARRKFEAMAQDPETRELGLRGLYIEARRQGAHEAALQYAEDAAEKAPYLPWAAQATLENKCRNNQWDDAIRLLDQQKAAGVIERGEAERLKAVLLTAKAGEKLESDPVGARDDAKQALKLAKTLVPAALVAAKSYLREDNLRKAASVLEPVWKSSPHPQIAELYVRARSGDTAIDRLKRAERLESLKPNNIESLFAVAQAALDAKEFAKARTKAEAAARIEPRESIFLLMADIEEAETGDQGRVRYWMAQGLRAPRDPAWVADGIVSERWLPVSPVTGRLDAFEWKAPFGQLEGPVEDVAIDHALAAVPAKSEPAPRIVVENEPPRKDNDITVTQKQPETVEIKPAVVAVKEPEKAPAPAPAAPINGDAEPVPFFGGAPDDPGVKKPGSEPEAKTRLKLF; translated from the coding sequence ATGACCAGAATTCTGACTTTCGTCGCTATCGTTCTGGCTCTTGGTTTCGGTTTTTCCTGGCTGGCAGACAGACCTGGCGTCCTGTCGATCGTCTGGCAGGGACAGCTGATTGAGATGAGCCTGATGGTTGCGGCATCCATCGTCGCAGCCCTCGTTGCCGTCGTCATGCTCGTCTGGTGGCTCGTCAATGCGATCTGGACCTCACCGAATGCAGCACGGCGTTATTTCAGGGCCCGCAAGCGTGATCGCGGCTATCAGGCCTTGTCGACGGGTTTGATTGCAGCCGGTGCCGGCAACGCGCTTCTGGCCCGCAAGATGACGGCGCGGACGCAAGGCCTGCTTAACGCCGACCAGGAACCTTTGATCCATCTGCTTGAAGCACAGGCAGACCTCATCGAAGGGAAATACAATGCCGCACGCCGCAAGTTCGAGGCGATGGCGCAGGACCCTGAAACACGCGAGTTGGGCCTTCGTGGTCTCTACATCGAAGCCCGGCGACAGGGCGCTCATGAAGCAGCCCTGCAATATGCCGAAGATGCCGCCGAAAAAGCACCCTATCTGCCCTGGGCAGCGCAGGCGACGCTGGAAAACAAATGTCGCAACAATCAGTGGGATGACGCTATCCGTCTTCTCGATCAGCAAAAAGCAGCAGGTGTCATCGAACGTGGCGAAGCCGAACGCCTGAAAGCCGTACTCTTGACGGCAAAAGCTGGCGAAAAGCTCGAAAGCGATCCGGTTGGCGCTCGAGACGATGCCAAGCAGGCGTTGAAGCTGGCGAAAACACTGGTTCCCGCTGCTCTCGTTGCGGCGAAATCCTATCTGCGCGAAGACAACCTTCGCAAGGCCGCTTCTGTTCTTGAGCCGGTCTGGAAAAGCAGCCCGCATCCGCAAATCGCCGAACTCTACGTTCGGGCCCGCAGCGGCGACACGGCAATAGACCGCCTCAAGCGCGCCGAGCGACTGGAAAGCCTCAAGCCGAACAACATCGAGTCGCTGTTTGCAGTGGCGCAAGCCGCCCTCGACGCCAAGGAATTTGCCAAAGCGCGCACGAAGGCCGAAGCCGCAGCGCGTATCGAGCCTCGGGAAAGCATTTTCCTGCTGATGGCGGACATCGAGGAAGCGGAAACCGGTGATCAGGGGCGAGTGCGCTACTGGATGGCGCAGGGACTGCGTGCACCACGCGATCCGGCCTGGGTTGCAGACGGCATCGTCTCGGAAAGATGGCTTCCAGTCTCGCCTGTTACCGGGCGCCTGGATGCGTTTGAATGGAAGGCACCGTTCGGCCAGCTCGAAGGACCAGTCGAAGACGTCGCAATCGACCATGCTTTGGCAGCGGTTCCTGCAAAGTCGGAACCTGCGCCGAGAATTGTTGTCGAAAATGAGCCTCCGCGCAAAGACAACGACATCACGGTTACCCAAAAACAACCCGAGACCGTGGAGATCAAACCCGCTGTGGTGGCCGTGAAGGAACCAGAAAAGGCGCCAGCGCCTGCACCGGCTGCGCCAATCAACGGCGATGCTGAACCCGTTCCCTTTTTTGGCGGCGCACCGGATGATCCGGGTGTGAAAAAACCGGGCAGCGAACCGGAAGCCAAAACCAGGCTCAAACTTTTCTGA
- a CDS encoding glutamine amidotransferase yields the protein MLFDPSRQQRRQPSILIVLHQERSTPGRVGQMLVEKGYRLDIRRPALGDDLPTTLEKHVGAVIFGGPQSANDHHDYVKTEIDWLKVPLKENKPFLGICLGAQMLSKHLGGKVEADKEGKVEIGWYPLHPTEHGRLLMPHWPKMVYHFHKEGFELPRGAELLAAGDTYPHQAFRYGKNAWGLQFHAELTRAMMHSWVVRGAQRFGMPNAQVGSQHLEGRMLFDTPLRAWLGNFLDLVFEGKPQR from the coding sequence ATGCTGTTTGACCCCTCCCGGCAACAGAGAAGACAACCATCGATCCTCATCGTTCTGCATCAGGAGCGTTCAACGCCGGGGCGCGTCGGGCAAATGCTGGTGGAAAAAGGCTACAGGCTCGATATCCGGCGCCCCGCGCTCGGGGACGACCTGCCGACGACGCTGGAAAAACATGTCGGCGCCGTCATCTTCGGTGGACCGCAAAGCGCCAATGACCACCATGATTATGTAAAGACCGAAATCGACTGGTTGAAGGTGCCTCTGAAGGAAAATAAGCCATTCCTCGGCATCTGTCTCGGTGCGCAAATGTTGTCCAAGCATCTGGGCGGCAAGGTTGAGGCCGACAAGGAAGGCAAGGTCGAAATCGGCTGGTATCCGTTGCATCCCACGGAACATGGCCGTCTGCTGATGCCGCACTGGCCGAAAATGGTCTATCATTTTCACAAGGAAGGTTTCGAGCTTCCACGCGGCGCAGAATTGCTTGCCGCTGGCGACACCTATCCGCATCAGGCTTTCCGCTACGGAAAAAATGCCTGGGGGCTGCAGTTCCATGCGGAATTGACACGCGCCATGATGCATAGCTGGGTGGTGCGCGGTGCGCAGCGTTTCGGCATGCCGAACGCACAGGTGGGCAGTCAGCATCTCGAAGGACGCATGTTGTTCGACACGCCGCTTCGCGCATGGCTCGGCAACTTCCTCGACCTGGTTTTTGAGGGCAAGCCGCAGCGCTGA
- a CDS encoding MFS transporter — protein sequence MSLISAENRFGAFRHSSYRRFFTARFFAAFAFQIVSVSVGWQMYEVTGNAFYLGLIGLFQFLPSLLLILVTGTVADRHNRRLIMAIGFIVAAVCAAALLGLTLTHTFAPWPVFAILVVIGIERAFMGPAVQSLGPNLVPVEDLPNAVAWNSSSWQMASILGPVVGGLLYGVGASLAYGVAFSLFALAAILAFIIRKPEQRSPAKAVSLESMLAGFRFIAQEKVVLGAISLDLFAVLLGGAVALMPIFAKEVLTLGPWGLGLLRAAPGIGAIVVAVILAFKPIRHHAGLLMFVGVGLFGVSTVVFGLSETAWLSIAALVVMGASDMVSVYVRETLIALWTPDEVRGRVNAVNSVFVGASNELGEFRAGTMAHVFGAVPAVVIGGAGTLAVAVIWALGFSKLRKIDSLDLPKD from the coding sequence ATGTCACTGATTTCTGCCGAAAACCGTTTCGGCGCATTCCGGCATAGTTCCTACCGTCGTTTCTTTACCGCCCGGTTTTTCGCGGCGTTTGCGTTTCAGATCGTCAGCGTGTCGGTCGGCTGGCAAATGTATGAGGTGACGGGAAATGCCTTCTACCTTGGTCTGATCGGTCTTTTTCAGTTTTTGCCATCGCTGCTTCTGATCCTCGTTACCGGTACGGTTGCCGACAGGCACAATCGCCGGCTCATCATGGCGATTGGTTTTATCGTTGCTGCCGTGTGTGCTGCTGCTTTGCTAGGTCTGACGCTCACCCATACCTTTGCACCCTGGCCGGTCTTCGCCATCCTGGTGGTAATCGGTATCGAGCGCGCATTCATGGGGCCGGCCGTTCAGTCGCTCGGACCCAATCTTGTCCCGGTTGAAGATCTGCCAAATGCGGTGGCGTGGAATTCGTCGTCCTGGCAGATGGCCTCCATTCTTGGTCCTGTGGTTGGTGGTTTGCTTTACGGCGTGGGCGCCTCCCTGGCTTACGGGGTGGCATTTTCACTTTTTGCGCTTGCTGCCATTCTTGCTTTTATCATCCGCAAGCCCGAGCAGCGCAGCCCCGCAAAAGCGGTCAGCCTCGAGAGCATGCTGGCGGGTTTCCGCTTCATTGCGCAGGAGAAGGTGGTCCTCGGCGCGATCTCGCTCGATCTGTTTGCAGTTCTGCTCGGTGGTGCGGTTGCTCTGATGCCGATTTTCGCCAAGGAAGTGCTGACACTGGGGCCATGGGGACTAGGGCTTCTGCGCGCTGCTCCGGGTATCGGCGCGATTGTCGTTGCCGTCATTCTCGCTTTCAAACCGATCCGTCACCATGCGGGCTTGCTGATGTTTGTCGGCGTCGGACTTTTCGGGGTTTCGACGGTGGTTTTCGGTCTTTCCGAGACAGCGTGGCTCTCTATCGCGGCGCTGGTTGTCATGGGCGCATCCGATATGGTGTCCGTGTACGTGCGTGAAACACTGATCGCGCTTTGGACGCCGGATGAGGTTCGTGGGCGTGTCAACGCCGTCAATTCCGTATTTGTCGGTGCATCCAACGAATTGGGCGAATTCCGCGCCGGTACGATGGCACATGTCTTCGGGGCTGTACCGGCGGTCGTCATAGGCGGTGCCGGAACGCTCGCCGTCGCGGTTATTTGGGCGCTCGGTTTTTCCAAGTTGCGGAAAATCGACAGTCTGGACCTGCCGAAGGATTAA
- a CDS encoding YggT family protein, translating into MLALFQTIDLALNLFVWVLIASAIFSWLYAFNVINSRNQFVNAIGSFLYNITEPVLRPIRRILPNLGGIDISPVILLLIIFFIRSFMWNTLYPALV; encoded by the coding sequence ATGCTTGCCCTGTTTCAGACGATCGATCTGGCCCTGAACCTCTTTGTATGGGTGCTGATTGCCAGTGCTATTTTTTCCTGGCTCTATGCCTTTAACGTCATCAATTCCCGAAACCAGTTCGTGAATGCGATCGGCAGCTTCCTTTACAACATTACGGAACCGGTTCTGCGTCCTATTCGTCGCATCCTGCCCAATCTGGGCGGCATAGACATTTCGCCGGTGATCCTGCTGCTGATCATCTTCTTCATCCGCTCCTTCATGTGGAACACGCTTTATCCAGCGCTTGTCTGA
- the ppa gene encoding inorganic diphosphatase, which yields MRIDAISVGKNPPEDVNVIVEVPVGGQPIKYEMDKDAGALIVDRFLYTPMTYPGNYGFVPHTLSDDGDPIDVLICNTRPLVPGCVINVRPIGVMIMEDDGGKDEKIIAVPVPKLTRRYDKIENYTDLPEITLKQIEHFFEHYKDLEPGKWVKIGGWQNVDVAKKLIVEAIERYKTQG from the coding sequence ATGCGTATTGATGCAATCTCCGTAGGCAAGAATCCGCCGGAAGACGTGAATGTTATTGTGGAAGTGCCGGTTGGCGGTCAGCCGATCAAGTACGAGATGGACAAGGACGCCGGTGCGCTGATCGTTGATCGTTTCCTCTACACGCCAATGACTTATCCGGGTAACTACGGCTTCGTGCCGCACACCCTGTCTGATGATGGCGATCCGATCGACGTTCTTATCTGCAACACCCGTCCGCTCGTTCCGGGCTGCGTCATCAACGTTCGTCCGATCGGCGTGATGATCATGGAAGATGACGGTGGCAAGGATGAGAAGATCATCGCCGTGCCGGTGCCGAAGCTGACGCGCCGCTATGACAAGATCGAAAACTACACGGATCTGCCGGAAATTACCCTGAAGCAGATCGAGCACTTCTTCGAACACTACAAGGATCTGGAGCCCGGCAAGTGGGTGAAGATCGGCGGCTGGCAGAACGTCGACGTTGCCAAGAAGCTGATCGTTGAAGCCATCGAGCGCTACAAGACGCAGGGCTGA
- a CDS encoding GNAT family N-acetyltransferase: MKTLSIDVRRAEAHDARAISEAHRLSWQQAYAGLIPHKPLTQMLERRGELWWKKATRGSATMLVVEVAGVVAGYATLGLSRARGLPHDGEVYELYLRPEYQGIGLGSLLFTEARRLLTSLGCQGIVVWCLEDSDVANRFFRSHGGRDIAEGMEDFGGTSLRKIGFVWN; encoded by the coding sequence ATGAAAACGTTATCCATAGATGTTCGCCGTGCCGAAGCGCATGATGCGCGCGCCATATCAGAGGCGCACCGTCTGTCGTGGCAACAGGCTTATGCCGGGTTGATTCCGCACAAGCCGTTGACGCAGATGCTCGAGCGTCGTGGCGAATTGTGGTGGAAGAAGGCAACCCGTGGCTCAGCCACGATGCTTGTTGTCGAGGTGGCCGGCGTGGTCGCCGGTTATGCGACGCTGGGCCTTAGCCGCGCGCGCGGCCTTCCGCATGATGGTGAAGTCTACGAACTTTATCTCCGTCCGGAATATCAGGGAATCGGCCTCGGTTCGCTGCTGTTTACCGAGGCGCGCAGACTGCTGACGTCGCTTGGTTGCCAGGGGATTGTTGTCTGGTGCCTTGAAGACAGTGATGTCGCCAATCGCTTTTTCCGTTCGCATGGCGGTCGTGACATTGCCGAGGGCATGGAAGATTTCGGCGGCACCTCGTTGCGCAAGATCGGTTTCGTCTGGAACTGA
- the typA gene encoding translational GTPase TypA, with amino-acid sequence MALRNIAIIAHVDHGKTTLVDELLKQSGSFRDNQRVAERVMDSNDLEKERGITILAKATSVEWKGVRINIVDTPGHADFGGEVERILSMVDGAIVLVDSSEGPMPQTKFVVSKALKVGLKPIVAINKIDRPDGRHEEVINEVFDLFANLDATDEQLDFPILYGSGRDGWMNVNPEGPKDEGLAPLLDLVLKHVPEPTVEEGPFRLIGTILEANPFLGRIITGRIASGSIKPNQAVKVLGQDGKTVETGRISKILAFRGIERTAIDEAHAGDIVAIAGLSKGTVADTFCDPSVNEAMKAQPIDPPTVTMSFIVNDSPLAGTEGDKVTSRVIRDRLFKEAEGNVALKIEEAEGKDSFFVSGRGELQLAVLIETMRREGFELAVSRPRVVMHKDENGQTIEPIEEVVIDVDEEHSGVVVQKMSERKAEMTELRPSGGNRVRLKFLAPTRGLIGYQSELLTDTRGTAIMNRLFHDYQPFKGAIAGRVNGVLLSNGSGEAVAYAMFNLEDRGPMIIEPGEKVYAGMIIGIHTRDNDLEVNVLKGKQLTNIRAAGKDEAVKLTPPIRMTLDRALSWIQDDELMEVTPKSIRLRKMFLDANDRKRFEKAKLAV; translated from the coding sequence ATGGCCCTTCGCAACATCGCGATTATCGCGCACGTTGACCATGGAAAAACGACGCTCGTTGACGAGCTTCTGAAGCAGTCCGGCTCCTTCCGCGACAACCAGCGCGTTGCAGAGCGCGTGATGGACTCGAACGACCTCGAAAAAGAACGCGGTATTACCATTCTCGCCAAGGCGACTTCGGTTGAGTGGAAAGGTGTTCGTATCAACATCGTCGACACCCCCGGCCACGCCGACTTCGGTGGTGAAGTTGAGCGTATTCTCTCGATGGTGGACGGTGCAATCGTTCTGGTCGATTCGTCTGAAGGCCCGATGCCGCAGACGAAGTTCGTGGTGTCCAAGGCTCTCAAGGTTGGTCTCAAGCCGATCGTTGCGATCAACAAGATCGACCGCCCGGATGGCCGCCATGAAGAAGTCATCAACGAAGTTTTCGACCTTTTCGCCAATCTGGATGCCACCGACGAACAGCTCGACTTCCCGATCCTCTACGGTTCGGGCCGCGACGGCTGGATGAACGTCAACCCGGAAGGCCCGAAGGATGAAGGCCTTGCTCCGTTGCTCGACCTGGTTCTGAAGCACGTTCCTGAGCCAACCGTTGAAGAAGGTCCGTTCCGTCTGATCGGTACGATCCTTGAAGCCAACCCCTTCCTCGGCCGTATCATCACCGGCCGTATCGCTTCGGGCTCGATCAAGCCGAACCAGGCCGTGAAGGTTCTCGGTCAGGACGGCAAGACCGTTGAAACTGGCCGTATTTCGAAGATCCTCGCATTCCGCGGTATCGAACGCACCGCCATCGACGAAGCTCATGCGGGCGATATCGTTGCTATTGCCGGCCTTTCCAAGGGTACGGTTGCCGATACGTTCTGTGATCCTTCGGTCAACGAAGCAATGAAGGCGCAGCCGATTGACCCGCCAACGGTCACCATGTCCTTCATCGTCAACGACTCGCCGCTGGCTGGTACGGAAGGCGACAAGGTAACGTCGCGCGTTATCCGCGATCGTCTGTTCAAGGAAGCCGAAGGCAACGTTGCGCTGAAGATCGAAGAAGCCGAAGGCAAGGATTCGTTCTTCGTTTCGGGTCGCGGCGAATTGCAGCTTGCCGTTCTGATCGAAACCATGCGTCGTGAAGGCTTCGAGCTTGCCGTTTCGCGTCCGCGCGTCGTTATGCACAAGGACGAAAATGGTCAGACCATCGAGCCGATCGAAGAAGTCGTTATCGACGTCGATGAAGAGCATTCCGGTGTCGTCGTTCAGAAAATGTCCGAGCGCAAGGCTGAAATGACCGAGCTTCGTCCGTCCGGTGGCAACCGCGTTCGTCTGAAGTTCCTCGCCCCGACGCGTGGTCTGATCGGTTACCAGTCCGAACTCTTGACCGACACGCGTGGCACGGCGATCATGAACCGCCTGTTCCACGACTACCAGCCCTTCAAGGGTGCGATTGCTGGCCGTGTCAACGGCGTTCTGCTGTCCAACGGTTCCGGCGAAGCTGTTGCCTACGCCATGTTCAACCTGGAAGATCGTGGTCCGATGATCATCGAGCCAGGTGAAAAGGTCTATGCCGGCATGATTATCGGCATTCACACGCGCGACAACGATCTCGAAGTCAACGTGCTGAAGGGCAAGCAGCTCACCAACATTCGTGCCGCTGGCAAGGATGAAGCCGTTAAGCTGACGCCGCCGATCCGCATGACGCTCGACCGCGCCCTCTCCTGGATTCAGGACGACGAACTGATGGAAGTGACGCCGAAGTCGATCCGTCTGCGCAAGATGTTCCTCGATGCTAACGACCGTAAGCGTTTCGAGAAGGCAAAGCTTGCCGTCTAA